The sequence AGGCCGAGGAGATGGGCGACGAGTGGTTTGTCGAGCGATTCCGCACCGGGTATACTCAGAACGGCATCACCAAGATGCCCGCTTTCGGGGAGTTGCTGGGCCAGAAGGCCGCCTGGGCAATCCGCACCTATCTGGAAACCCGGCCTGATGACGGCGCGCTGGATGAGGCCACCGGCCGGCTGCTGGAGATCCGCGATGAGCTGACAACCTTGGCCAGCGGCGGCGGCGGTGATGCGGCGGCGCTGCGGGCGGAGCTTTCAAAAATCGCGGAAGGGGTCGAAACCGGGTCCGGCGCTCCGGTGGCCGACAGCGCGCCCTACCGGGCTGCCAGCCTGATCGGCGGCGCGCAGCCGGACTTTGCCGGGGCCGCGGAGGTCCTGACTGTCGGCCTCTCGGCGGCGCACTGAGGCAGGGGGGCTGCGGCACATGAAACAGCAGCTGGCCGGATTTCTTGCGATTGCTGCGCTGGCCTGCGGCTGGGCGCAGCCCGGGCAGGCCCGCTGTGCGGATCACGTGCCGCAGCCCAAGCCGCAGAACGCCTCACGCGATATTGTCGGGCAGGACCTGGAAACCATCATCGAGCGGGGCTTCATCACCTTCGCGGCCTATGAGGAATTTCCCCCTTGGTCTTACGAGGAGGCGGGCCGCATCCAAGGCGCCGATATCGACCTCGCCCGGCTGATTGCCGCGGAGCTAGGGGTCGAGGCCCGCTTCACCCTGGTCGCGGCGGGCGAAAATCTGGACGCAGACCTGCGCAACTGGATCTGGAAGGGGCCGGTCGTGGGCGGCAGCGTCGCCAATGTCATGCTGCATGTGCCCTATGACAGCGAATTTGCCTGCCGGGTCGAACAGGTGGTGTTCACCGGCCAGTACCATGTGGAGGAAGTGGCGATTGCCTACCGCCGGGAGGCCTATACTGAAGACCCGCCGGTGCCGGCTTATTTCCGCTTCGACAGCGTCGCAGTGGAAAACGACTCGATTGCCGATTTCTACCTCTCGGCCTTTCCCGGCGGCCAGCTCAGCGGCAATATCCGCCGCTACCCGACGGCGGCGGACGCAATGGCGGGTTTGGATCGGGCAGAGACCAAGGCCGCAATGGGTCCGCTGGCGCAGCTGGAGGCCGGGCTGACTGAACAGACTGCCGTCCATACGCCGCCGCTGCCCGGCTTCTCCGCAGGCACATGGACCGCCGGGATAGCGGTGCATTTCTCCTACCGCCCGCTGGCCTATGCGGTGGAGGATGCGATTGCCGCCGGGCTGCAGGATGGCCGGATTGCCGCAATTTTTGCAGCCCACGGCCTGAGTCACCGGCCGCCAGAGCTGCGCTGATCCAGTTTACCTCAGCAATTTCACGCTGCCATCCTGCGCCAGCAGGGTGGCATTGGTGCCTGCAGGGAGGCGCGCCAGCGCAGCGGTGATTTCACCTTCGCTCATCAGGCAGAAGGCGGTGGAGGCCGCATCCGCCAGCGCGGCGCTTGCGGCCTCGGTGCTGACGGTGACCCATTTCGGCCGCCGGTCAAACGCGGGGTGCAGGATGTGCGCCGCACCGTGCAACTGCAAGGCGCCGGGGCTCGAGGTTGCCACGGCCCTGTTTTTCAGGCTGCAGGCGGCGAAGATGCCGTGCTCCGGATCGGCCAACCCGATGCGGAACGGACCGCCGAGGGCGGCAAACTCCCCGGCATTGACCAAAACCCGCTCCAGCCCCATGCGGCCTAGCGCGGCGCGGACCATGTCGGTGGCATAGCCCTGGGCAATGCCGTTGAATGTCAGCGCCTGTCCTTGCGCCAGCCGGATTGTCTGTTCTGTCACGGACACCTTGTGCCAGCCTGCGAGGCGGGCGGCCTTTCTGATGCCCTCACTGCGCGCGGCGGCCTGCCAGAGCGGCTGGACCGAAGGGTCGAAGACCCCAGCCGTTGCCGCGTGCATCCGGGTGCAGAGCCGGGCCAGATCCAGAAACCGCGGCGGCGGGTTCCTCAGAACCCCGGTCCGGTTCAGCTGGGACAATGCGGAGGCCGGATCGTAGAGGCTGAACAGCTGTTCGGCCTGCCTCAGCTGTGATAGCACGGCCGCTATCGCTTGGTCTGCCAGCAGCGGCGGCGCGTGAATGGTCAGACGCGCCTCGGCGCCCAAGGCAAATCCCCGCCAGGTTACAGGTGCTGCTTGTAGCGCCGGGGCCGTGGCACCAAGGGCGGCGGCAGAGATGGCCAGGAACCGGCGGCGGGACAGTTTGGCGCTCATTCCGCAGCCTCCAGCTGTTGTTTCTTGCGCGCTGCCAGGATCAGCGGCACGCAGCGGGCCGCATCGTCGTGGATCGACACACAGTCGAGACAGCCGAAGCATTCGTCATAGCGGACCGCGCCGGATGTTTCGATCGCGCCATAGACGCATTTCACCCGGCACAGCTGGCAGGGGCTGCCGCAGGCGGCCCGCCGGGCGATCCAGTTGCGCCGCCGCAGCAGCCCGCCCGCCGCCATCGCCGCGCCCAGCGGGCACAGGTAGCGGCAGAAGGGCTTGAAAAACATCAGTGCTGCCGCCAGCCAGAAGACGGCATATGCAGTGAAATACCACTCGCGCAGGAAATAGGTGGTGATCGCGGTCTTGAAGGGCTCAACCTCCGCCGCGGTGTCCACATGCTCCGGCGCCACGAACACCAGCGAAACCAGCCCGGCCAGCACCCCGTATTTTAGATACCGGAGCCGCCCGTCCCAGGCTGGCGGAAGCGCTGTTTGCGGCAGACCCAGCTTGCGGCCCAGATGGTGCGCGAACTCCTGCAGCGCGCCGAACGGGCACAGCCAGCCGCAGAACAGGGCACGTCCCCACAGGACAAGCCCGAGGATGGCAAAGCCCCAAAGCAGCAGCGAAAACGGGTCATAGGCGAGAAAGGCAAAGCTGCTGCCCCCAACCGCCGTGCGCAGCACGCCCAGCACGGTGACGATGGACAGCTGGCCCTGGCCCCACCAGCCGATGAACAGGGTGACAACCGCCAGCACCGACAGCCGCAGAGGTGTCAGCACCTTGCGGGCGGCGATCCGGCTCTGGGCCAGCAGCAGGGCGGCGGTCAGCGCGCTCAGCAGCAGCGTCAGAAGGATCAGATCCGTGCGGCGGCTGCGCAGTGCCTCGAGCCAGGGCGGCACAGGCGCCGGGGCCGCGTCCCGCAGGAAGAAGCGTTCGGGGGTCTGGTGCGTGACCGGAAATTCCACGGTGCCGGTCTCGGGCTGGAACATGCCGTGCTCGCGCACCGCCTGGGCGTGCAGGGTCCACTCCTGCGCCGGGTCAAAGCCGAGGCGGCGGTCGGCCCGCAGGATCATCGCCGTGCCGTCGTGCAGAGGCTGGGGCAGGTCCGGCGATAGCTCCACCAGCAGATCGCTGTCCCGCAGTGCCACCGGAAGGCCGTTTTGCGTGGCAAACACCCGGTCCGGGGCGGTGTTGCGGATGAACTCCGGGCTGACCAGCCCATGGCGGCCGGTCTCGATCAGCAAGAGCGGCTCATCATCAGGGGAGATCGCCAGGAAATCCTGCAACTCGCTGTAACCCTCGCGCGACAAAACTGCCTGCGCGATCGACGGCGGGCCGACGTCGATGATCCATAGATCCAGATAGGGCGCTTCGGGATGCTGTTGCGCCTCCGGATCGTCATCGGCCCAAAGGGTGCCGGCAAAGGCCGCGTCAACCTCCGCATTGGAGACGGTGGCTCGGGTGGCCAGCCACTGATCGACCAGCGCCGCCCAGTCCAGCGGCTCATTGTGGTCCGGGTCCGGCCAGGCCGGGGGCGCTGTAACAACACCGTGCATCTTCTCGCGCGCCACCGCCAGCGCGGCGGCCATCACCGAGTCATGCGCGATCCGCACCGACGCGGTCGCCTTACTCACTCCGTCGAGGTAGACAAGAGATGAGCCGGAACCCGTCTCACCGTAAGGAGTGCCGACGGTGATCGCCGAGAAGACCGACAGGCCGGGATACTGCTCGAAGAACCTGTGGAACGGGGCCGGGCCAAGCCCGGAAACAAAGACCGGCTCGTTATGGCTGATCAGCCGGACATCCAGAAAGGTGCCGTCCAGATCCAGCAGCACCAGCACGTTGACCGGCGCGCCGGAAAACCCGGGCAGGGGGGCCAGCGGCTCGGTTTCAAAGGCATAGCCCGCTTCCGCCCCGCCGGAGTTGAGCAGGGTATAGA is a genomic window of Leisingera caerulea DSM 24564 containing:
- a CDS encoding FAD:protein FMN transferase gives rise to the protein MSAKLSRRRFLAISAAALGATAPALQAAPVTWRGFALGAEARLTIHAPPLLADQAIAAVLSQLRQAEQLFSLYDPASALSQLNRTGVLRNPPPRFLDLARLCTRMHAATAGVFDPSVQPLWQAAARSEGIRKAARLAGWHKVSVTEQTIRLAQGQALTFNGIAQGYATDMVRAALGRMGLERVLVNAGEFAALGGPFRIGLADPEHGIFAACSLKNRAVATSSPGALQLHGAAHILHPAFDRRPKWVTVSTEAASAALADAASTAFCLMSEGEITAALARLPAGTNATLLAQDGSVKLLR
- a CDS encoding 4Fe-4S binding protein encodes the protein MRVSRFILCLQAWLFAGGVLAASPLPREEISALIMPPFSLGEPVNSKGVYTLLNSGGAEAGYAFETEPLAPLPGFSGAPVNVLVLLDLDGTFLDVRLISHNEPVFVSGLGPAPFHRFFEQYPGLSVFSAITVGTPYGETGSGSSLVYLDGVSKATASVRIAHDSVMAAALAVAREKMHGVVTAPPAWPDPDHNEPLDWAALVDQWLATRATVSNAEVDAAFAGTLWADDDPEAQQHPEAPYLDLWIIDVGPPSIAQAVLSREGYSELQDFLAISPDDEPLLLIETGRHGLVSPEFIRNTAPDRVFATQNGLPVALRDSDLLVELSPDLPQPLHDGTAMILRADRRLGFDPAQEWTLHAQAVREHGMFQPETGTVEFPVTHQTPERFFLRDAAPAPVPPWLEALRSRRTDLILLTLLLSALTAALLLAQSRIAARKVLTPLRLSVLAVVTLFIGWWGQGQLSIVTVLGVLRTAVGGSSFAFLAYDPFSLLLWGFAILGLVLWGRALFCGWLCPFGALQEFAHHLGRKLGLPQTALPPAWDGRLRYLKYGVLAGLVSLVFVAPEHVDTAAEVEPFKTAITTYFLREWYFTAYAVFWLAAALMFFKPFCRYLCPLGAAMAAGGLLRRRNWIARRAACGSPCQLCRVKCVYGAIETSGAVRYDECFGCLDCVSIHDDAARCVPLILAARKKQQLEAAE
- the pedF gene encoding cytochrome c-550 PedF, with product MFKLPLAALGLAALATAAQAHGDVAPQPVNTDALPEVGEEWLTENPYRGQETEVWQAAIDIGGSGYNQNCARCHGLGGVSGGLAPDLRYLEAEEMGDEWFVERFRTGYTQNGITKMPAFGELLGQKAAWAIRTYLETRPDDGALDEATGRLLEIRDELTTLASGGGGDAAALRAELSKIAEGVETGSGAPVADSAPYRAASLIGGAQPDFAGAAEVLTVGLSAAH
- a CDS encoding substrate-binding periplasmic protein, which codes for MKQQLAGFLAIAALACGWAQPGQARCADHVPQPKPQNASRDIVGQDLETIIERGFITFAAYEEFPPWSYEEAGRIQGADIDLARLIAAELGVEARFTLVAAGENLDADLRNWIWKGPVVGGSVANVMLHVPYDSEFACRVEQVVFTGQYHVEEVAIAYRREAYTEDPPVPAYFRFDSVAVENDSIADFYLSAFPGGQLSGNIRRYPTAADAMAGLDRAETKAAMGPLAQLEAGLTEQTAVHTPPLPGFSAGTWTAGIAVHFSYRPLAYAVEDAIAAGLQDGRIAAIFAAHGLSHRPPELR